In a genomic window of Virgibacillus sp. SK37:
- the floA gene encoding flotillin-like protein FloA (flotillin-like protein involved in membrane lipid rafts) encodes MELYDLMPLIIIAVILIVLAILFTFIPVMLWISALAAGVKVGIFTLIGMRLRRVVPNRVINPLIKAHKAGLDVKTNQLESHYLAGGNVDRVVNALIAAHRANIELPFERGAAIDLAGRDVLEAVQMSVNPKVIETPFIAGIAMDGIEVKAKARITVRANIDRLVGGAGEDTVIARVGEGVVSTIGSSEAHTKVLENPDSISHNVLNRGLDAGTAFEILSIDIADVDIGKNIGAILQTDQAEADKNIAQAKAEERRAMAVAQEQEMVARVQEMRAKVVEAEADVPLALAEALRSGNLGVMDYMNYKNIDADTDMRDTIGKLTQENHDDNDQ; translated from the coding sequence ATGGAATTATATGATCTTATGCCATTGATTATCATTGCGGTAATTCTAATTGTATTGGCAATTCTATTTACTTTTATCCCAGTAATGCTCTGGATCAGCGCATTGGCTGCAGGTGTAAAAGTCGGGATATTTACTCTCATAGGTATGCGTTTAAGACGCGTGGTACCAAACAGGGTAATTAACCCATTAATTAAGGCTCATAAAGCTGGGCTAGATGTTAAAACGAACCAATTAGAGAGTCACTATTTAGCTGGTGGTAATGTTGACAGGGTAGTAAACGCCTTAATTGCTGCACACCGTGCGAATATTGAATTGCCGTTCGAAAGAGGAGCAGCAATAGACTTGGCAGGACGCGATGTTTTGGAAGCAGTTCAAATGAGTGTAAACCCTAAAGTTATTGAAACACCATTTATTGCGGGTATTGCTATGGATGGAATTGAAGTTAAAGCAAAAGCGCGGATAACTGTTCGTGCAAACATTGACCGTCTCGTAGGTGGTGCAGGAGAAGATACTGTAATTGCCCGTGTTGGGGAAGGTGTTGTAAGTACGATAGGTAGTTCCGAGGCTCATACAAAAGTTCTGGAAAATCCTGACTCAATCTCCCACAATGTCTTAAATAGAGGTTTGGATGCGGGCACAGCATTTGAAATTCTCTCCATTGATATTGCGGATGTGGACATCGGCAAAAACATTGGTGCGATTCTACAAACTGACCAAGCTGAAGCGGATAAGAACATCGCACAGGCCAAAGCAGAAGAACGCCGTGCAATGGCAGTTGCACAAGAGCAAGAAATGGTGGCGCGTGTTCAGGAAATGAGGGCGAAAGTAGTAGAAGCAGAGGCAGATGTACCTTTGGCGTTAGCTGAAGCGTTACGTTCTGGAAATTTAGGTGTGATGGATTATATGAACTATAAAAATATCGATGCAGATACAGATATGCGAGACACCATTGGTAAATTAACCCAAGAAAACCATGATGATAATGATCAATAA
- the yqfC gene encoding sporulation protein YqfC — MKKLQQGLRPWLTKYLAFPSDIMLELPRITVVGQIHVYIENHKGLATYSESELKLKMNKGYVKITGSSFVLKMMLPEEILLEGEIRDITFVTD; from the coding sequence ATGAAAAAGCTACAACAAGGTTTACGACCATGGTTAACTAAATATCTTGCATTTCCTTCTGATATTATGCTGGAACTCCCAAGAATTACAGTAGTTGGACAAATTCACGTATACATTGAAAATCACAAAGGACTTGCTACATATTCTGAATCAGAATTAAAGTTAAAGATGAATAAGGGTTATGTGAAAATTACCGGAAGTTCATTTGTACTTAAAATGATGTTGCCTGAGGAAATACTTTTGGAAGGTGAAATTAGAGATATTACATTTGTAACTGACTAA